From one Takifugu rubripes chromosome 14, fTakRub1.2, whole genome shotgun sequence genomic stretch:
- the spon2a gene encoding spondin-2a, whose protein sequence is MMSSDHLTCVWLLQVLAVFLKPCLVPAGPVQPLNGSECTAKGPASYLLVFTGHWSPQAFPKQYPLFRPPAQWSKLMAVSHNHHFRLWEEGVPATKGVQNFAELGVTVELMKAAKEARKRRSVGAMYRTAGIPNGIGHSSTELLVQPQNSLLSLMVKVIPSPDWFVGVDSMNLCQGGRWTEEVTFDLQPYDAGTDSGFTFSSPNFPTSPAEKVTQITSQMPNHPANSFYYPRLTELPPIASIRVTRQSTSPDRQAPMSNHILPNLISQRISETPLDCEVSLWSSWGLCLGPCSRGGVRHRTRYILLRPANAGVPCPELEEQAECVPHSCMKRQ, encoded by the exons ATGATGTCATCCGATCACCTGACCTGCGTTTGGCTGCTGCAGGTACTCGCCGTATTCCTGAAGCCCTGCTTGGTTCCCGCCGGGCCAGTGCAGCCGCTTAATGGGTCAGAATGCACAGCCAAGGGTCCCGCTTCCTACCTTCTGGTCTTCACGGGTCACTGGAGCCCGCAGGCCTTTCCAAAGCAGTACCCACTCTTCCGTCCTCCTGCACAGTGGTCCAAACTCATGG CGGTGAGCCATAATCACCATTTTCGACTGTGGGAAGAGGGCGTCCCGGCCACTAAAGGGGTGCAGAACTTTGCTGAACTCGGCGTGACTGTGGAGCTGATGAAGGCTGCCAAGGAGGCCAGGAAGAGGCGGTCAGTCGGCGCTATGTACCGCACGGCTGGCATCCCCAACGGCATCGGGCACAGCTCCACCGAGCTGCTCGTGCAGCCCCAGAACTCACTG TTGTCCCTGATGGTGAAGGTGATTCCCAGTCCCGACTGGTTCGTGGGGGTGGACAGCATGAACCTGTGCCAGGGGGGCCggtggacagaggaggtgacctttgacctccagcctTACGACGCAGGCACCGACAGCGGTTTCACTTTCTCCTCTCCGAATTTCCCCACCAGCCCCGCGGAAAAAGTCACGCAG ATCACGTCTCAGATGCCGAACCACCCTGCCAACTCCTTCTACTACCCCCGCTTGACGGAGCTCCCACCCATCGCCAGCATCAGAGTTACTCGGCAGAGCACATCTCCCGACCGCCAGGCCCCCATGTCCAATCACATCCTGCCAAACCTCATCAGTCAGCGAATCTCCG AGACCCCGCTGGACTGTGAGGTGTCTCTCTGGTCCTCCTGGGGTCTGTGTCTGGGTCCCTGCTCCAGGGGTGGCGTCCGTCACCGCACGCGTTACATCCTCCTGCGGCCCGCCAACGCTGGCGTCCCCTgcccagagctggaggagcaggcggAGTGTGTGCCCCACAGCTGCATGAAGCGGCAGTAA